One genomic region from Stackebrandtia nassauensis DSM 44728 encodes:
- a CDS encoding M91 family zinc metallopeptidase: MGISFAQLRNLDTSKLTTAADTAVAVGKDMESRAGDIVDAAKNGNGSDFWNGADADAQNALLNTFPAPLNAAGSIFKSSAGTIDTLVTELEAAKSDIETAISSYPRLIVGNDGSVTYPPTNSAEDAQQMQAQAQDLAAKLRAAVDRANTADTTASSQLAANDTGAGKPVQVRLPDGSYYLTTGDGNNKVKVTNDADGNLVVTVDDKEFKYDKGTNLTLNSGKGDDEIDVDKSVDNNLTLATGDGKDTITDHDSKGNRTFVTGEGDDTVATTGDNRNIYTEGGNDSVKAIGDKNNLAGGGGDDNIETTGGKVFGGDGNDTIKAGDHDNPFYRDKPEHSTDIYGGAGDDKITGSDQNETIVGGGGDDEISGRGGTDIISGNKGNDEIYGNAGNDNIAGGDGRDYIDGQDGDDHITGGADNDTIYGLDGRDIMSGDGGDDYLEGGTGNDDINGGDGKDVVSGGRDNDFLEGGKGDDTIYAGHGKDLIDAGEGTDKAFVQDEDYVDPDKDDKVQKVEVKDTSFIDVEGSEEFKDRIRADLDMYGASPTGHHMIDALRNQVSESSNDWLPGEDDITISEYDKDNGSAYPYPWIVGDASVPSPDEIFNDNPHIKVNPEFHLDMPNDGDGRPSTILYHELSHAYDRMNDGVDHTPYSDADQPDSMYNDDGDLEGVPNGERAAAGLPIDHDNNPATDPIQDPNQPYQVTENGLREEMGLPLRPTYGIPTQPN, encoded by the coding sequence TTCTGGAATGGCGCGGACGCCGACGCCCAGAACGCGCTCCTCAATACCTTCCCGGCGCCCCTGAACGCTGCCGGGAGCATCTTCAAGTCCTCGGCGGGCACCATCGACACTCTCGTGACCGAACTCGAAGCCGCCAAGTCCGACATCGAGACCGCGATCTCGTCCTACCCGCGGTTGATCGTCGGCAACGACGGCAGCGTCACCTACCCGCCCACCAACAGTGCCGAAGACGCGCAACAGATGCAGGCCCAGGCGCAGGACCTCGCCGCCAAACTGCGCGCCGCCGTCGACCGCGCCAACACCGCCGACACCACCGCGTCGTCCCAGTTGGCCGCCAACGACACCGGCGCCGGAAAACCCGTCCAGGTCCGGCTCCCCGACGGCTCGTACTACCTGACCACCGGCGACGGCAACAACAAGGTCAAGGTCACCAACGACGCCGACGGCAACCTCGTGGTCACCGTCGACGACAAGGAGTTCAAGTACGACAAGGGCACCAACCTGACCCTCAACAGCGGCAAGGGTGACGACGAGATCGACGTCGACAAGAGCGTCGACAACAACCTCACCCTCGCCACCGGGGACGGCAAGGACACCATCACCGACCACGACTCCAAGGGCAACCGCACCTTCGTCACCGGGGAAGGCGACGACACCGTCGCCACCACCGGCGACAACCGCAACATCTACACCGAGGGCGGCAACGACTCGGTCAAGGCCATCGGCGACAAGAACAACCTCGCGGGCGGCGGCGGAGACGACAACATCGAGACCACCGGCGGCAAGGTCTTCGGCGGCGACGGCAACGACACCATCAAGGCCGGGGACCACGACAACCCGTTCTACCGCGACAAACCCGAACACTCCACCGACATCTACGGCGGCGCTGGCGACGACAAGATCACCGGCAGCGACCAGAACGAGACCATCGTCGGTGGCGGCGGAGACGACGAGATCAGCGGCCGGGGCGGCACCGACATCATCTCCGGCAACAAGGGCAACGACGAGATCTACGGCAACGCCGGAAACGACAACATCGCGGGCGGCGACGGCCGCGACTACATCGACGGCCAGGACGGCGACGACCACATCACCGGCGGCGCCGACAACGACACGATCTACGGTCTCGACGGCCGCGACATCATGTCGGGCGACGGTGGCGACGACTACCTCGAAGGCGGCACCGGCAACGACGACATCAACGGCGGTGACGGCAAGGACGTCGTCTCCGGCGGTCGCGACAACGACTTCCTCGAGGGCGGCAAGGGCGACGACACCATCTACGCCGGACACGGCAAGGACCTCATCGACGCTGGCGAGGGCACCGACAAGGCCTTCGTCCAGGACGAGGACTACGTCGATCCCGACAAGGACGACAAGGTCCAGAAGGTCGAGGTCAAGGACACGAGCTTCATCGACGTGGAGGGCTCGGAGGAGTTCAAGGACCGCATCCGCGCCGACCTCGACATGTACGGGGCCTCCCCCACCGGTCACCACATGATCGACGCGCTGCGCAACCAGGTCTCGGAGTCGTCCAACGACTGGCTGCCCGGCGAGGACGACATCACCATCAGCGAGTACGACAAGGACAACGGCTCGGCCTACCCGTACCCGTGGATCGTCGGCGACGCGTCGGTGCCCAGCCCCGACGAGATCTTCAACGACAACCCGCACATCAAGGTCAATCCCGAGTTCCACCTTGACATGCCCAACGACGGCGACGGCCGACCGTCCACAATCCTCTACCACGAACTGTCGCACGCGTATGACCGCATGAACGACGGCGTCGACCACACCCCCTACTCCGACGCCGACCAGCCCGACTCCATGTACAACGACGACGGCGACCTGGAAGGGGTGCCCAACGGCGAACGCGCCGCCGCCGGGCTGCCCATCGACCACGACAACAACCCGGCGACCGACCCGATCCAGGACCCGAACCAGCCCTACCAGGTCACCGAGAACGGCCTGCGCGAGGAGATGGGCCTGCCGCTGCGTCCGACCTACGGAATCCCGACCCAGCCGAACTAG
- a CDS encoding PadR family transcriptional regulator has translation MAGRRTGPDLVALTVLAILSRGPRHAYDLHRFIVDTHKDYVTGLPRSLYHAVARLADDGHIAPVETSRAGRRPERTVYELTATGETELTHRLQTLLTTIGRDTTGFVAALSLMGGLPRETAASALRERAAALRTRVEGAKQTLADLTEHGVPRLPLLELEYEHSRYASELDWVERILADLHNGTIDWEVPLPPTTA, from the coding sequence ATGGCGGGACGCAGAACCGGACCGGACCTGGTGGCGCTCACCGTCCTGGCCATCCTCAGCCGAGGCCCCCGGCACGCGTACGACCTGCACCGCTTCATCGTCGACACCCACAAGGACTACGTGACCGGCCTACCCCGCAGCCTCTACCACGCGGTCGCCCGACTCGCCGACGACGGCCACATCGCCCCCGTCGAGACCAGCCGCGCCGGACGCCGTCCCGAGCGCACCGTCTACGAACTGACCGCGACCGGCGAAACCGAACTGACGCATCGCCTCCAAACGCTGCTGACCACGATCGGCCGCGACACCACCGGCTTCGTCGCCGCGCTGTCGCTCATGGGCGGCCTGCCCCGCGAGACCGCCGCATCAGCACTTCGCGAGCGGGCCGCGGCACTGCGCACCCGCGTCGAAGGCGCGAAACAAACGCTCGCGGACCTCACCGAACACGGCGTTCCGCGACTGCCGTTGCTGGAGCTCGAATACGAGCACTCCCGTTACGCGTCCGAACTGGACTGGGTCGAGCGGATCCTCGCCGACCTCCACAACGGAACCATCGACTGGGAGGTGCCACTGCCACCGACGACCGCATGA
- a CDS encoding SgcJ/EcaC family oxidoreductase, which produces METPINQTLTELNDSWNRGDAEAYAAVFTPEADYITFFGQRLRGRQAIEDTHRFLFEGPLKGSRMTDSGEPTIRMLSPDVGFVIAVGGAILDDGTSLPDDRVSIVSLTAVRDGDRWRFASFQNTRRTQPPGAPR; this is translated from the coding sequence ATGGAAACCCCGATCAACCAGACCCTCACCGAGCTCAACGACTCCTGGAACCGCGGCGACGCCGAGGCTTACGCGGCGGTGTTCACTCCCGAAGCCGACTACATCACCTTCTTCGGGCAGCGCCTGCGAGGACGTCAAGCCATTGAGGACACGCACCGCTTCCTCTTCGAGGGGCCGCTCAAGGGCTCGCGAATGACCGACAGCGGCGAGCCCACCATCCGCATGCTCAGCCCCGACGTCGGCTTCGTCATCGCGGTCGGCGGCGCCATCCTCGACGACGGCACCTCGCTGCCCGACGACCGCGTCTCGATCGTCAGTCTCACAGCGGTCCGCGACGGCGACCGCTGGCGGTTCGCCTCGTTCCAGAACACCCGCCGCACCCAGCCGCCGGGAGCACCCCGATGA
- a CDS encoding phosphotransferase family protein, which yields MEVQRERPPRAALAWAERVLGGEVTRVRAFTGGMTSAVHQLSLRLADGRTRQAVLRRYVLSEVLDDVPDIVEREDVVLRLLDDVELPTPRLLGSDGLKRRAADGGPDVPALLMERLPGRPVWRPHEENWLRGLAEVLPVLHAVRAGGEAGAAGSSPGVDGARAGSAAAGSALPSPDGGGSPAGAWADGVAAFEAYEPERYEPPPWLRRPKLWERALELFQRPVGEPSVLIHRDYHPGNVLWRGGKVSGVVDWQSACAGPPSIDVGWCRLELLQECGFEPAMQFTALWEDLAGATYHPAAEVTLLVDKLGMTHDEPPPLPQVHEELLAKALAALG from the coding sequence GTGGAAGTGCAGCGGGAGCGACCCCCACGAGCGGCGCTTGCGTGGGCGGAGCGCGTGCTGGGCGGGGAGGTGACCCGGGTACGGGCGTTCACCGGCGGGATGACCTCGGCGGTGCATCAGCTGAGCTTGCGGTTGGCGGACGGGAGAACGCGGCAGGCGGTGTTGCGGCGGTACGTGCTGTCGGAGGTGCTGGACGATGTGCCGGACATTGTGGAGCGCGAGGACGTGGTGCTGCGGCTGCTGGACGATGTGGAGCTACCAACGCCGCGACTGCTGGGCAGCGACGGGCTGAAGCGGCGGGCGGCGGATGGTGGGCCCGATGTGCCCGCGCTGTTGATGGAGCGACTGCCGGGGCGGCCGGTGTGGCGGCCGCACGAGGAGAACTGGTTGCGGGGCTTGGCGGAGGTGTTGCCGGTGCTGCACGCGGTAAGAGCGGGTGGCGAGGCTGGTGCGGCTGGGTCGAGCCCTGGTGTTGACGGTGCACGGGCTGGTTCGGCTGCGGCGGGCTCGGCCTTGCCTAGCCCCGACGGTGGCGGCTCACCGGCGGGGGCTTGGGCTGACGGCGTCGCGGCGTTCGAAGCTTATGAGCCGGAACGGTATGAGCCGCCGCCGTGGTTGCGGCGGCCGAAGCTGTGGGAGCGGGCGCTGGAGCTGTTCCAGCGGCCGGTCGGTGAGCCAAGCGTGCTGATCCACCGCGACTATCACCCGGGGAACGTGTTGTGGCGGGGCGGGAAGGTCAGCGGCGTCGTGGACTGGCAGTCGGCCTGTGCGGGCCCGCCGTCGATAGACGTGGGCTGGTGTCGGCTGGAACTGTTGCAGGAGTGCGGGTTCGAGCCCGCGATGCAGTTCACGGCGCTGTGGGAGGACTTGGCGGGGGCGACGTACCATCCGGCGGCCGAGGTGACGTTGCTTGTGGACAAGCTTGGCATGACGCACGACGAGCCCCCGCCGTTGCCACAGGTGCACGAGGAGCTGTTGGCCAAGGCGCTGGCGGCACTGGGCTAG
- a CDS encoding RNA polymerase sigma factor: MTGRHAEDLLRDLAPRVLGAVVRRYGNFALAEDAVQEALLAAATRWPAEGEPRDPRGWLITVASRRLTDLLRAEQARRRREDQVAQWTISADRLAPAADEPQVAADDTLVLLFLCCHPELSTASQIALTLRAVGGLTTAEIARAFLVPESTMTRRITRAKQTIADSGARFRMPDGTERAGRLSAVLHVLYLIFNEGYASTSSGELQRVELATEAIRLARTVHKLVPDDGEVSGLLALMLLTDARSPARATPDGALIPMSEQDRSLWRADAIAEGTELITRALPVGPTGPYQLQAAIAALHDEAASAEDTDWAQIKALYELLLRIWDNPMVELNHAVAVAMADGEREGLRRLEELRGRERLAGDYRLSAVRAHLLERLGEKEAAREEYLAAARRATNRPQQRYLRDRAAGLSAH, encoded by the coding sequence ATGACGGGCCGCCACGCCGAGGACCTGCTGCGCGACCTCGCGCCCCGGGTCCTCGGCGCCGTCGTGCGCCGCTACGGTAACTTCGCGCTCGCCGAAGACGCCGTCCAGGAAGCATTGCTGGCGGCGGCGACCCGATGGCCCGCCGAGGGCGAGCCACGGGACCCGCGCGGTTGGCTGATCACGGTCGCGTCGCGGCGATTGACCGACCTGCTGCGCGCCGAACAGGCCCGCCGCCGACGCGAAGACCAAGTAGCACAGTGGACGATCTCGGCGGACCGGCTGGCGCCCGCCGCCGACGAGCCGCAGGTCGCCGCCGACGACACGCTGGTGCTGCTGTTCCTGTGCTGCCACCCGGAACTGAGCACCGCCTCGCAGATCGCGCTGACCCTGCGAGCCGTCGGTGGTCTCACGACGGCCGAGATCGCGCGGGCGTTCCTGGTTCCCGAGTCGACGATGACGCGGCGCATCACCCGCGCCAAGCAGACCATCGCCGACAGCGGCGCGCGGTTCCGGATGCCGGACGGAACCGAACGCGCTGGGCGGCTCTCGGCCGTCCTGCACGTGCTGTACCTGATCTTCAACGAGGGCTACGCCAGCACATCCAGCGGTGAACTGCAACGCGTCGAACTGGCCACCGAGGCCATCCGGTTGGCACGAACCGTCCACAAGCTCGTGCCCGACGACGGCGAGGTCTCGGGGCTGCTGGCTCTGATGCTGCTCACCGACGCGAGAAGCCCGGCCCGCGCGACACCCGACGGGGCGCTGATTCCCATGTCCGAGCAGGACAGATCGCTGTGGAGGGCCGACGCGATCGCTGAGGGAACGGAGCTCATCACCCGGGCGCTGCCGGTGGGGCCCACGGGGCCGTACCAGTTGCAGGCGGCGATCGCCGCGCTCCACGACGAGGCTGCCTCGGCCGAGGACACCGACTGGGCGCAGATCAAAGCGCTGTACGAGCTGCTGCTGCGCATCTGGGACAACCCGATGGTGGAGCTCAACCACGCGGTAGCGGTCGCGATGGCCGACGGGGAGCGGGAGGGCCTGCGGCGGTTGGAGGAGCTGCGCGGGCGGGAACGGTTGGCGGGGGACTACCGGCTTTCGGCGGTGCGGGCGCATCTGCTGGAACGGCTGGGGGAGAAGGAAGCGGCGCGTGAGGAGTATCTCGCGGCGGCCCGGCGGGCGACCAACCGTCCACAACAGCGTTACCTTCGGGACCGGGCCGCGGGGTTGTCCGCGCACTGA
- a CDS encoding YciI family protein codes for MKYMILVHASQQGYDQMFGDDPSWRDEHQAGLEKAMTDMNADLEKSGEFIDAVGLAAPVHTRQVVLKDGVPVVTDGPYAETQEVLAGYWMVECDSFDRATEIAARLARAPGHDTAVYVRPVLGDEPAPEL; via the coding sequence ATGAAGTACATGATCCTGGTCCACGCCTCGCAGCAGGGTTACGACCAGATGTTCGGGGACGACCCGAGCTGGAGAGACGAGCACCAGGCCGGGCTGGAGAAGGCCATGACGGACATGAACGCCGATCTGGAGAAGTCCGGCGAGTTCATCGACGCGGTCGGCTTGGCCGCACCGGTCCACACCCGGCAGGTCGTCCTGAAGGACGGGGTCCCGGTCGTGACCGACGGCCCCTACGCCGAGACCCAGGAAGTGCTCGCCGGGTACTGGATGGTCGAGTGCGACAGCTTCGACCGTGCCACCGAGATCGCGGCTCGGCTGGCGCGGGCACCCGGGCACGACACGGCGGTGTATGTCCGCCCGGTCCTCGGCGACGAACCGGCCCCGGAGCTGTAG
- a CDS encoding ABC transporter permease, translated as MSTTTLPGTGYRPFADAAVMTGRSLRHAVRNVDSLLIGAFLPVMVLLLMTTVFGGAIESEGFDYVDYVVPGVLLMCVGYGASMTATSVTSDMKQGVISRFRTMNVLPAAVVVGHVLAAVLRNLVSVAMVIVTALLIGFDPRASATDWLAVAGVMAFFVLAVATLSSMYGLVAKSVEGAAVPGFFFLFLPYVSSTFVPIHTLPEWLRPIAEYQPFTPIGETLRSLLMGTPLGDYGWQAIAWCAGLLVLGVIGTAVRWRRIRH; from the coding sequence ATGAGCACCACGACCCTGCCCGGAACCGGATACCGACCGTTCGCCGACGCGGCGGTGATGACCGGCCGCAGCCTGCGCCACGCCGTGCGCAATGTCGACAGTCTCCTCATCGGGGCGTTCCTGCCGGTGATGGTGCTGCTGCTCATGACGACGGTGTTCGGCGGCGCGATCGAATCCGAGGGCTTCGACTACGTCGACTATGTCGTCCCCGGCGTGCTGCTGATGTGTGTCGGCTATGGAGCGTCGATGACGGCCACCAGCGTCACCAGCGACATGAAGCAGGGCGTCATCTCGCGGTTCAGGACGATGAACGTGCTGCCCGCCGCCGTGGTCGTCGGGCACGTCCTCGCCGCCGTGCTGCGCAACCTCGTGTCGGTGGCGATGGTCATCGTCACCGCGCTGCTCATCGGCTTCGACCCGCGTGCCAGCGCGACCGACTGGCTGGCCGTCGCGGGCGTGATGGCATTCTTCGTCCTGGCGGTGGCGACGCTGTCGTCCATGTACGGTCTGGTCGCCAAATCCGTTGAGGGAGCGGCGGTTCCGGGGTTCTTCTTCCTGTTCCTGCCCTACGTGTCCAGCACGTTCGTGCCGATCCACACGCTGCCGGAATGGTTGCGGCCCATCGCCGAGTACCAGCCGTTCACGCCGATCGGGGAGACGCTGCGCAGCCTGCTCATGGGCACGCCGCTGGGCGACTACGGCTGGCAGGCGATCGCGTGGTGCGCCGGACTGCTGGTCCTGGGCGTGATCGGCACGGCGGTACGGTGGCGCCGGATCCGGCACTGA
- a CDS encoding ATP-binding cassette domain-containing protein, with amino-acid sequence MAYTLMESDAAVELRRLRKSYGANLVIDEVDLTVPAGSVFALLGPNGAGKTTIVNVLSTLIPFDGGSATVMGHDVRSEPARVRREIAVTGQFAAVDELLTGRENLTMFARLNRVPRARLRSRVDAMLDGFDLAQAADRRVRGYSGGMKRRLDLAISMLIRPRVLFLDEPTTGLDPRSRAAVWEFVRELARDGVTILLTTQYLDEADQLADGLALLDGGRIVAEGSPADLKRRVGTEIVHIEYSDGRSLNLPTDGSFAGIREAMLGVDGADLVAAVEIRTPSLDDVFFTLTGQAAARQSEGASA; translated from the coding sequence ATGGCATACACATTGATGGAGAGCGATGCCGCGGTTGAGCTGCGGCGATTGCGTAAGAGTTATGGCGCGAACCTGGTGATCGACGAGGTGGACCTGACGGTGCCGGCGGGATCGGTGTTCGCGCTGCTGGGCCCCAACGGGGCGGGGAAGACCACGATCGTCAACGTGTTGAGCACGTTGATCCCGTTCGACGGCGGCAGCGCGACGGTGATGGGGCACGACGTGCGCTCCGAACCGGCCCGGGTGCGGCGCGAGATCGCCGTGACCGGGCAGTTCGCCGCCGTGGACGAGCTGCTGACCGGTCGCGAGAACCTGACGATGTTCGCCCGGCTGAACCGGGTGCCCCGGGCGCGGCTGCGGTCGCGAGTGGACGCGATGCTGGACGGCTTCGACCTCGCCCAGGCCGCCGATCGTCGGGTGCGCGGCTATTCCGGGGGCATGAAGCGGCGGCTGGACCTGGCGATCAGCATGCTGATCCGGCCGCGGGTGCTGTTCCTGGACGAACCCACCACGGGGCTGGACCCGCGCAGCCGGGCAGCGGTGTGGGAGTTCGTCCGCGAGCTGGCCCGCGACGGGGTCACCATCCTGTTGACGACCCAGTACCTGGACGAGGCGGACCAGCTCGCCGACGGGCTGGCGCTGCTGGACGGCGGGCGCATCGTCGCCGAAGGCAGCCCCGCCGATCTGAAACGGCGGGTGGGCACCGAGATCGTCCACATCGAATACTCCGACGGGCGGTCGCTGAACCTGCCCACCGACGGGAGTTTCGCGGGGATCCGGGAGGCGATGCTCGGCGTCGACGGCGCCGATTTGGTTGCCGCCGTAGAGATCCGCACTCCGAGCCTCGACGACGTCTTCTTCACCCTCACCGGCCAGGCCGCGGCCCGGCAGTCCGAAGGAGCCAGTGCATGA
- a CDS encoding TetR/AcrR family transcriptional regulator has translation MEPTPAAIRAAQRGTTKRTPRVELSLDRIVTAAIHLADRDGLPGISMAKVAKELGFATMSLYRHLDSKEELLLHAQDSAIGPPPANIATAPDWRTCLTRWTRELVTAYRRHPWAAEIPVTGPPLLPRSLEWLNAGLTTLRTLPLQPLEKLSTMSLLGGYARTEVTLRAIIDKEAALDPNARPDLEYESQLRTLTAHRDLPALTEMLATGDIFTLPSDTPTDDGDDFMVDFGLERILDGIQALITRREGSRRK, from the coding sequence GTGGAACCAACACCCGCGGCGATCCGCGCGGCCCAACGCGGCACCACCAAACGCACCCCCCGCGTCGAGCTGTCCCTGGACCGCATCGTCACCGCCGCCATCCACCTGGCCGACCGCGACGGCCTGCCCGGCATCTCGATGGCCAAGGTCGCCAAGGAACTCGGCTTCGCCACCATGTCCCTCTACCGCCATCTGGACTCCAAAGAGGAACTGCTCCTCCACGCCCAAGACTCAGCGATCGGCCCACCCCCGGCCAACATCGCCACCGCCCCCGACTGGCGCACCTGCCTCACCCGCTGGACCCGCGAACTGGTCACCGCCTACCGCCGCCACCCCTGGGCCGCCGAAATCCCCGTCACCGGCCCACCCCTCCTCCCCCGCAGCCTCGAATGGCTCAACGCGGGCCTCACCACCCTCCGCACCCTCCCCCTCCAACCCCTCGAAAAACTCTCCACAATGTCCCTCCTCGGCGGCTACGCCCGCACCGAAGTAACCCTGCGCGCCATCATCGACAAAGAAGCCGCCCTCGACCCCAACGCCCGCCCCGACCTCGAATACGAATCCCAACTCCGCACCCTCACGGCCCACCGCGACCTCCCCGCCCTCACCGAAATGCTCGCCACGGGTGACATCTTCACCCTCCCCAGCGACACCCCCACCGACGACGGCGACGACTTCATGGTCGACTTCGGCCTCGAACGCATCCTCGACGGCATCCAAGCCCTGATAACGCGTCGCGAAGGCTCCCGGAGAAAATAA
- a CDS encoding NAD(P)-dependent alcohol dehydrogenase encodes MKAIMQDRYGTVDVLQLRDIDKPVPGDDEVLIRVRAAGVDPGVWHFMTGLPLFARLFLGLRKPRAAVRGRDVAGEVVSVGGNVSEFTTGDKVFGTCGGSFAEFVAVKPNRLAPIPSGVSFVQAAAVPVSGCTALLALRDAAKIAEGERCLIIGAAGGVGTYAVQLAKAFGATVTGVCSTSKVGLVTSIGADAVIDYVKEDFADRPERYDVIIDLAGNRPLPRLRQVLTERGRLVLAGGEDGGRVLGGMERNLGAALLSPWVKQRLNWFISKEDPKDLRRLAELIEAKDIMPVIDRTYPLSEAAEAIRHLKAGNARGKLVIDMDA; translated from the coding sequence ATGAAGGCGATCATGCAGGACCGCTACGGGACGGTCGACGTACTTCAGTTGCGGGACATCGACAAGCCGGTTCCCGGCGACGATGAGGTGCTGATTCGGGTGCGGGCCGCCGGGGTCGATCCCGGGGTGTGGCACTTCATGACGGGGTTGCCGCTGTTCGCGCGGCTGTTCCTGGGCCTGCGCAAGCCCCGGGCGGCCGTGCGGGGCCGCGACGTCGCCGGTGAGGTGGTGTCGGTGGGCGGCAACGTTTCCGAGTTCACGACCGGCGACAAGGTGTTCGGCACCTGCGGTGGGTCGTTCGCCGAGTTCGTCGCCGTCAAGCCGAATCGCTTGGCGCCCATACCATCCGGCGTGTCGTTCGTTCAGGCCGCCGCGGTGCCGGTGTCGGGTTGCACGGCGCTGCTGGCGCTTCGCGACGCCGCCAAGATCGCCGAGGGCGAACGGTGTCTGATCATCGGCGCGGCCGGGGGTGTGGGCACCTACGCCGTGCAGTTGGCCAAGGCGTTCGGGGCCACGGTCACCGGCGTGTGCAGCACCTCGAAGGTCGGCCTGGTGACCTCGATCGGCGCCGACGCTGTCATCGACTACGTGAAGGAGGACTTCGCCGACCGGCCCGAACGCTACGACGTGATCATCGACCTGGCAGGGAACCGGCCGCTGCCGCGACTGCGTCAGGTGCTGACCGAGCGGGGCCGGCTGGTGCTCGCCGGCGGCGAGGACGGCGGCCGGGTGCTGGGCGGTATGGAACGCAACCTCGGGGCCGCTTTGCTGTCGCCGTGGGTGAAGCAGCGACTGAACTGGTTCATATCCAAAGAGGACCCGAAGGACCTGCGTCGGCTGGCCGAACTGATCGAGGCCAAGGACATCATGCCGGTCATCGACCGGACCTATCCGCTTTCCGAAGCCGCCGAGGCCATCCGGCACCTCAAAGCCGGTAACGCCCGAGGCAAGCTCGTCATCGACATGGACGCCTGA
- a CDS encoding OsmC family protein, translated as MTNSGEPNEGLVTVTGTGPGSFVQRIRAGAHELTADEPQPTGTDTGASPYDLLLAALGSCTSMTLQMYADRKKWPLEKVSVSLRHDRIHATDCANCETEAGMVSQITRVIRLEGPLDEEQRTRLLQIADRCPVHRTLSGEIDIQTEMDAAKPH; from the coding sequence ATGACGAACAGCGGCGAGCCGAACGAGGGCCTGGTGACGGTCACCGGAACCGGACCGGGAAGCTTCGTGCAGCGCATCCGCGCCGGTGCCCACGAACTGACCGCCGACGAGCCGCAGCCCACCGGCACCGACACCGGTGCCTCCCCGTACGACCTGCTGCTGGCGGCGTTGGGCTCGTGCACCTCCATGACGCTGCAGATGTACGCCGACCGCAAGAAGTGGCCGTTGGAGAAGGTGTCGGTGTCGCTGCGGCACGACCGCATCCACGCCACCGACTGCGCCAACTGCGAGACCGAGGCCGGAATGGTCAGTCAGATAACCCGGGTGATCCGGCTGGAGGGCCCACTGGACGAGGAGCAGCGCACCCGGCTGCTCCAGATCGCCGACCGCTGCCCGGTGCACCGCACCCTGTCGGGCGAGATCGACATCCAGACCGAGATGGACGCGGCGAAGCCCCACTGA
- a CDS encoding DoxX family protein, whose translation MTTNSSPVPVARPGKALNITLWVVQSLLAVFMLGAAAVPKLVGEATAVSIFNDMGLGDWFRYFVGVVELAGAIGLVIPRLASAAGIGLMLLMIGATFTNLFWIDTPQAAVTTVILGAISGWIAWGRRAHLATLLKR comes from the coding sequence ATGACCACCAACTCCTCCCCCGTCCCCGTTGCCCGCCCCGGTAAGGCCCTGAACATCACCCTCTGGGTCGTGCAGAGCCTGTTGGCCGTGTTCATGCTCGGCGCCGCCGCCGTACCGAAGCTGGTCGGTGAGGCCACGGCCGTGTCGATCTTCAACGACATGGGCCTCGGCGACTGGTTCCGTTACTTCGTCGGTGTCGTCGAGCTGGCCGGTGCCATCGGACTGGTGATCCCCCGGTTGGCCTCGGCCGCCGGTATCGGACTGATGCTGCTGATGATCGGTGCCACCTTCACCAACCTGTTCTGGATCGACACCCCGCAGGCGGCCGTCACCACCGTGATCCTGGGCGCGATCTCCGGCTGGATCGCCTGGGGACGCCGCGCCCACCTGGCGACTCTGCTCAAGCGATGA